From Actinomyces slackii, a single genomic window includes:
- the purE gene encoding 5-(carboxyamino)imidazole ribonucleotide mutase: MSETQPAVGVVMGSDSDWPVMEAAARALEEFGVAYEADVVSAHRMPTEMIDYGRQAAERGLRVIIAGAGGAAHLPGMLAAVTELPVIGVPVPLKHLDGMDSLLSIVQMPAGVPVATVSIGGARNAGLLAVRILAAGQGEEAARLRQAMRDFQADLAEVAHAKGAALRERRAGEGGMAQR, encoded by the coding sequence ATGAGTGAGACTCAGCCGGCGGTCGGCGTCGTCATGGGATCGGACTCGGACTGGCCGGTGATGGAGGCCGCGGCCCGGGCCCTGGAGGAGTTCGGGGTGGCCTACGAGGCCGACGTCGTCTCCGCCCACCGCATGCCCACCGAGATGATCGATTATGGGCGGCAGGCCGCCGAGCGGGGCCTGCGCGTCATCATCGCCGGGGCGGGGGGCGCGGCCCATCTGCCCGGCATGCTGGCGGCGGTCACCGAGCTGCCGGTCATCGGGGTGCCCGTGCCGCTCAAGCACCTGGATGGGATGGACTCGCTGCTGTCCATCGTGCAGATGCCCGCGGGCGTTCCCGTGGCCACGGTCTCCATCGGCGGGGCGCGCAACGCCGGGCTGCTGGCGGTGCGCATCCTGGCCGCGGGGCAGGGGGAGGAGGCGGCGCGCCTGCGCCAGGCCATGCGGGACTTCCAGGCGGACCTGGCCGAGGTCGCCCACGCCAAGGGCGCCGCCCTGCGCGAGCGCCGCGCGGGGGAGGGTGGTATGGCGCAGCGGTGA